GCTGCGTGCGGTCTTCGAGCGCCGCCCCGATGCGCAGCAGCAGCGGTTCGTCCCAGGGCCGTCCCACCAGCTGCATCCCGATCGGCAACCCATCTGAAGAGTAGCCGGCCGGCATCGACAGGACGGGCAGCCCCAGCAGATTGAAACCGCGGAGCAGCCGCGTGGCGGCGATGCGCGTGTCTTCCATCTCGCCGCGAATCTCCACCTGCTTCTGTCCGATCCGCGGCGCCGTCATTGGCGTGGCGGGCACCAGCAGAGCGTCCACGCGCCTGAGGATGTCGAGATAGACGCCGAGGATGCGCTTCCGCAGGCGCTGCGCCTGCAGGTAATCCACAGCCGGAATCACGCGGCCCATGTCGAGCAGAGTGCGCACGTCGTCGCCATACGTCCTGCGGCGCTTGCGCAGATACGGCTCGTGGACGGCTGCCGCCTCGGACAGCAGCGTGATGTGCGCCAGCGTGTTCAGCTGATCGCCGTCGGGGACCTGCACGCGCTGCAGCTCCGCGCCCAGATCCTCCGCGGTGTAGGCCATGAAGTAGACGGCGCCGTCGACTTCTTTGGCGATGCGGTCGAAGAAGAAATTGCGCGGCAGACCGATCCGGATGCCGCGCAGGGACAGCTCGCCCTCGGCGGGCAGACAACGGGGCACCGGACGGTCGACGGAACTGGGGTCCTTCGGGTCGAACCCCGCCATGGCCTCGAACAACAGCGCCGTGTCACGGACCGTCTGCGCCATCGGCCCCGGATGATCGAGCGTGTAGCCCAGCGGCAGGACGCCGTGTTTCGAGACGCGCCCGAAAGTCGGCTTGAGCCCCGTGATGCCGCACCATGACGCCGGGACCCGGATGCTGCCTCCAGTGTCCGTGCCCGTGGCGGCGAGGGCCATCCCCGTGGCCACCGCCACGCCGCTGCCCCCGGACGAGCCGCCCGGGCTGCGCTCCGGGTCCCAGGGATTGCGCACCGCGCCGTAGTGGGGATTCTCCGACGTGATTCCGTAAGCGTGCTCGTGGAGATTCGTCTTTCCGAGCATCACCGCGCCCGCATTGGCGAGCCGCTCCACGACCGTGGCGTCGAACTCGGGCACGAACCCGGCGAACGTTTTCGAGCCGCCTGTCGTGCGGACGCCGCGCGTGCAGAACAGGTCCTTGTGCGCAATGGGAATTCCATGCAGCGGGCCGCGGTCGAGGCCCGAGGCGCGCTCGGCGTCCGCTTTGCGGGCCTGCTCGAGCGCCACGTCGGCGGTGACCGTCAGGAACGCGTTCAGTTCCGGGTTCCATTTCTCGATCCGCGCCAGGCACTCCAGCGTCAGTTCGACGGAACTCACCTGCCGGTGCCGCAGCGCAGCGGCGGCTTCCATCAGCGTCATGGCCGCGGCTCCGGTTGCGGCAGATC
This DNA window, taken from Bryobacteraceae bacterium, encodes the following:
- a CDS encoding amidase, translating into MTLMEAAAALRHRQVSSVELTLECLARIEKWNPELNAFLTVTADVALEQARKADAERASGLDRGPLHGIPIAHKDLFCTRGVRTTGGSKTFAGFVPEFDATVVERLANAGAVMLGKTNLHEHAYGITSENPHYGAVRNPWDPERSPGGSSGGSGVAVATGMALAATGTDTGGSIRVPASWCGITGLKPTFGRVSKHGVLPLGYTLDHPGPMAQTVRDTALLFEAMAGFDPKDPSSVDRPVPRCLPAEGELSLRGIRIGLPRNFFFDRIAKEVDGAVYFMAYTAEDLGAELQRVQVPDGDQLNTLAHITLLSEAAAVHEPYLRKRRRTYGDDVRTLLDMGRVIPAVDYLQAQRLRKRILGVYLDILRRVDALLVPATPMTAPRIGQKQVEIRGEMEDTRIAATRLLRGFNLLGLPVLSMPAGYSSDGLPIGMQLVGRPWDEPLLLRIGAALEDRTQLRRRPPRFC